One window of Marmota flaviventris isolate mMarFla1 chromosome 5, mMarFla1.hap1, whole genome shotgun sequence genomic DNA carries:
- the LOC114097274 gene encoding F-box/LRR-repeat protein 21, with protein MKRNNFSVVNKIVQSSPAVKQPKLGFCSSLKQTQVSTVVLDWGSLPHHVVLRIFQYLPLIDRARASSVCRRWNEVFHIPDLWRKFEFELNQSATSYFRSTHPDLIQQIIKKHAVHLQYVSFKVDSSTESAEAACDILSQLVNCSIQTLGLISTAKPSFMNVSKAHFVSALTVVFVNSKSLSSIKIEDTPVDDPSLKILVANNSDTLRLLKMSSCPHVSSDGILCVADHCQGLKELALNYYILSDELLLALSSETHVNLEHLRIDVVSENPGQIEFHPIKKHSWDALIKHSPGVNVVMYFFLYEEEFEPFFKEETPVTHLYFGRSVSKATLGQIGLNCPRLIELVVCANGLQPLDNELICIAQHCKNLTALGLSECEVSCSAFVEFVRLCGRRLTQLSIMEEVLIPDDNYSLDDVHTEVSKYLGRVWFPDVMPIW; from the exons ATGAAGAGGAACAATTTCTCTGTTGTGAATAAAATTGTCCAGTCTTCACCTGCAGTGAAACAGCCCAAACTTGGGTTCTGctcttctctaaaacagactCAAGTGTCCACTGTTGTTCTCGACTGGGGGAGTCTGCCTCACCATGTGGTATTACGAATTTTTCAGTATCTTCCTTTAATAGATCGGGCCCGAGCATCTTCAGTGTGTAGGAGATGGAATGAGGTGTTTCATATTCCTGACCTTTGGAGGAAGTTTGAATTTGAATTGAACCAATCAGCTACTTCATATTTTAGGTCTACTCATCCTGATCTCATTCAGCAGATCATTAAAAAGCATGCTGTACATCTTCAGTATGTCAGTTTTAAG gTTGATAGTAGTACTGAGTCAGCAGAAGCTGCCTGTGATATACTTTCTCAGCTGGTAAATTGTTCTATCCAGACCTTGGGACTGATTTCAACAGCTAAGCCAAGTTTTATGAATGTGTCGAAG GCTCATTTTGTCTCAGCACTTACAGTTGTGTTTGTCAATTCAAAATCATTATCATCAATCAAAATCGAAGACACACCAGTGGATGATCCTTCATTGAAGATTCTTGTTGCCAATAACAGTGATACTCTAAGACTCCTAAAAATGAGTAGCTGTCCTCATGTTTCATCTGAtg GAATCCTTTGTGTAGCTGACCATTGTCAAGGCCTTAAAGAGCTGGCGCTGAATTATTACATTCTAAGTGATGAACTTCTCCTGGCACTTTCGAGCGAGACTCATGTTAACCTTGAGCATCTTCGAATTGATGTTGTAAGTGAAAACCCTGGACAGATTGAATTTCATCCTATTAAAAAGCACAGTTGGGATGCACTTATTAAACACTCCCCTGGAGTTAATGTTGTTATGTACTTCTTTTTATATGAAGAAGAATTTGAGCCGTTCTTCAAAGAAGAAACCCCAGTTACTCACCTTTATTTTGGTCGTTCAGTAAGCAAAGCTACTCTAGGACAGATAGGTCTTAACTGCCCACGACTAATTGAGTTAGTGGTGTGTGCTAATGGTCTTCAGCCTCTTGATAATGAGCTTATCTGTATTGCCCAACACTGTAAAAATTTAACAGCTTTGGGCCTCAGTGAGTGTGAAGTTAGCTGCAGTGCATTCGTTGAGTTTGTCAGACTCTGTGGGAGAAGACTAACCCAGCTCTCTATCATGGAGGAAGTTCTGATCCCTGATGACAATTATAGCCTCGATGACGTTCATACTGAAGTCTCAAAATACCTGGGGAGAGTGTGGTTCCCTGATGTGATGCCTATCTGGTGA